The nucleotide sequence GCAGCAGTAATTCTGAAGACTTCCTCCTAGACAACTGAAACGAAGACAAAAGCAATTAAGCGTTATGAATGGTAGAATGTGGGGCTACAACACTTGTCAGTTTCAAAGAGAATGCAAAGAAAAGCAATAGAAGACTGAAGAGGTCACTGCTGAGAAAGCTACATAACCTAGAAATTATACCAAGTTCCTCCTATTAAAAACAtacctgaggccgggcgcggtggctcaagcctgtaatcccagcactttgggaggccgagacgggcggatcacgaggtcaggagatcgagaccatcctggctaacacagtgaaaccccgtctctactaaaaaatacaaaaaaatagccgggtgaggtggcgggcgcctgtagtcccagctactcgggaggctgaggcaggagaatggcatgaacccgggaggcagagcttgcagtgagctgagatccagccacagcgctccagcctgggcgacagcgtgagactccttctcaaaaaaaaaaaaaaatacctgaaagaaagagtatttttttctattctgagtAGAAAAAAATCCATAGCTTGGATTACTCTATAAAGAAATAATGGATTATTCAAAAAGATTCTCTTTGGCATTAAAtgccagaagaaaatatattttcaaaatgatgtaGGAAAATCATTGTTAGCTAAAATTGTCTTCCTGAGCCAAGTTACCATTCAAGAGTCCATGACCACTGAGGACACTTTCAGGCAGGCACAGAAGTGAGCACacaaggaagacaggaaaaaaaaaaaaaaaaaacaatgttaaatagaaACCCCCTAGAAGAATACAACTCTTGACTCTATTTTGCTTTGTATTATGTTAAGCTTTTACATATTTccatttgttagtttttgttgctgtttctgtTGGTGTTCATTTATGTTATTGTTTCCATAACATCACCATGGGTCCTCACGTTTATTTGCCTTTCTCCTTTGATAAAGAAGTCATTTAAAGCTATCacctttctattttattctgagaactgctttttctgtatcccaCAGGTTTGGGCATTAAGTGTTCTGATGTAGTACTTCCAAGGCGGTGTTAAAGTTCAGTTTtgatttactcttttaaaaaactggtttAAGGAAAGCATTTCTTACCATCCAGGtattgaaaacattttggcaccttttatttacaatttttctgCAATAGGGTTAAATCTGGCCTATACAATCTCTATAAATTTTTCTATGGTATAGTTTGATTTTTGTGAATTTTACACAGCAAAAAATGTTTAGTCataaaatgttatgtatatattcatgtgtCATATGTAACTAAAATCTAGTTATCGATCCTTTTTAACCCTAAACTTTAGGCCCAAGAGTTTAATTACAAATTTTTGGCCTGTTGATGCCTTATTTTTCATTCACcactttttaattataatatcTTTTCTGCAAAGCAAAATTATTGAGCAAATGATAGAAATTACTCTgacatttttaattattgaaacTGTCTTGGCCACCATAAATCACCATCCACTTATCCCTCAGTATATTTGGGGAATTGGTGCCAGAACCCCCTGTACACCTAAATCCATGCATACTCAAGTCCCACAGTTGGCCCTGTGTAAGCATGTATATAAAAAGTTGGCCCTccataggccgggtgcagtggctcacgcctataatcctagcactttgggaggccaaggcaggcagatcatctgaggttgggagttcgagaccagcctgaccatcatggagaaaccccgtctctactaaaaatacaaaattagccaggaatggtggcgcacgcctgtaatcccagctactcgggagtctgaagcaggagaattgcttgaaactggagGTGGAGACTGtgctgagccgagatcgtaccattgcactccagcctgggcaagaagagtgaaactctgtctcaaaaaaaaaaaaaaaaagttggccctCCATATACTTGAGTTTTGGATCCTGCAAAAACTGTATTTTTGATCAGTGTTTGATTGAAAACCAATCCCCATATAAGAGAATCCACACACTTCAAATACGTATTTGGTTTTATCTATaacttgtattttatattataaattatagaaaatataatttgtattatatataactatatataatatataaattataatttatctatACATCATAGGAAAGAAGCCAATATAGGTCCCTAGCCTATTAGGGCTTTTTACAATTTTATGTGCCCTTTCCAGGAGCCAATGTATGAATACTTGCTGTTCCCCTACATGCACATTCATGAACTGACTAGAAATTCTCCTGGGATCGGGAGGCAGTTTTCTAGACATCAGCAACTGTTTTTCCAGACCTGGCACTGCCAGGTGTGCAACAGTCTCTGGATTAATCCTCATAGAGATGGCTCCACTTAGGGTCATCTCGTAGGGACAGAATTTTACAAAAGGTAACCCCATCAGTTACCCTTTAAGTTTTCCTTCCTGTCCCAAGGGTATCAACCTCTATTATCTGATCTCTCAGTTCAACTTTGAGCTTATTACCTTTCTGGGATCAGAGGCTTCAATATATGGTAATCCACAGGATTCAAGTTCATGATTCAGGGAAAAGGTCAGAAAGATATGTTAATCAAATCTTAAATATCAAAGAGTAACTAAAACCTTGCCTCATTAAAGCATTCTTGCAAGCATAATTTAGATGGTCAGCACTGAGTCAGGGAAGCACCCTTCTATTCAGAGTACTCTCACTTCAGGGAACATACCCCAGAGGAAAGAGACAATACTACACGAGaagaacaaaaacatgaaaacagagCTCCTTAATATTGCTTTGCATATATGAAAACAAGCCCACTTGCCCTCTATAGTTCCCACACATTCTCAATTCTTCATAGGAAACCATTTCTGGCCAAAATTTCTAGTTACCTATTTCCAGggatctattttattttcagtgaggAATGTTCCTAGGAATCTATGTCCTAAATAGTAATCTGCTCATGCTAATCCAAACATAAACCTCATTATCCTGAGGGATCTTTTGCTATTTGGTTGCTTAGTCTTTCCTAAATAGTCAAAGAAGGAAATCTttggatttcatttttgtttttgagtaagTTTTACTCGTTATATCATTTATCATAGCACAACAGCATATGTTCCAAAAAGGCCAAACATAAACCAAAAAACTGAATAGACATATCCATAATCCCTTTCTATTCTAATccatacacaaatattttatcataatggTTATAGAAGTgaatattatttctatattatttttccaCAATTTTCACTACATATCGTAGACACATTCCTAAAATTTACAAAATCTTCACATGTAACAGCAAGTGCTGTAAGGAACAGATTACAAGCTATCTCATTGGAAGATCATGTAGTAAAATTAAGCACTAAAATATGGTTTTCCAGCCTAAGTTTAAACACTACAGCAACCTTTTAATCTTCTCAGTAAGTCCATTAGTGTTAGTATTCCATTTACTCTTTATGGAAAAAGGTCTAACACACTGGCAGCTGGCTTTGGCATATGATTTTCTCTGATTCAGGTCAGAGTGCTTTCTGCAAGGAAAAGtgccaatatttattttcataggaATATGTCATAAGAATCAAGTTTAATGTTGTATATGGAATTGCTAGGTTGAAAAGTCATTCATagattttccccctttcttttccaGAACAAATTTCAGACGCACAATTAACAGAGGACTGGAAGTTTTCCCACATATATTGTTTTTTACAGTAGTTCTTCCCACAACATGTACTaccttaaaataaactttttaaaagaataaaagagaataaatccCAGCTGACTTAGAAACTAGTTACATTCATAGAGTTTCTCTTCAGTATGAGTTGCCTGATGCCTGATAAGTTTATAGCTATTAATGAAAGCTTTTCCACACTGAATACATGTaaagggtttctctccagtgtgagttctttGATGCACAATAAGTCGAGCACTCAAGCTAAATGTTTTTCCACACTGATTACATTCAAAcggcttctctccagtatgagtcCTCTGATGTTGAGTAAGGCATGAACTCTGTCTGAAGGACTTCCCACATTGACTGCATTCATACGGCTTTTCTCCAGTATGAGTTCTCTGATGTACAACAAGAACATAACTCTGGCTGAAGGATTTCCCACACTGATTACATTCATATGGTTTTTccccagtgtgaattctctgatgcaTAACGAGGTGAGAACTGCGGTTAAAAGATTTTCCACATTCACTACATTCAtacggtttctctccagtgtgagttctttGATGTGCAACAAGCTGAGAGCTCCAGCTGAAGGATTTCCCACACTGATTACATTCAAAgggtttttctcctgtgtgagttctctgatgAGCAACAAGTTTATAACTTTGACTGAAGGATTTCCCACACTGATTGCATTCATAGggcttttctccagtatgaattctttgatGTGCAATAAGTTTATAGCTCTGGATAAATGATTTCCCACACTGATtacattcatagggcttctcTCCGGTATGTGTTCTTTGATGTGCAATAAGTTTATAGCTCTGCCTGAATGACTTTCCACATTGATTGCATTcataaggcttctctccagtatgagttcTTTGATGCACAACAAGGACATAACTCTGGCTAAAGGATTTCCCACATTGATTACACCtgtaaggcttctctccagtatgagttcTCTGATGGGAAACAAGGTGTGAACTCCGGCCGAAGGATTTTCCACATTCActacattcataaggtttctccCCTGTATGAGTTCTCTGATGTGCAACAAGATGAGAGCTCCAGCTGAAGGATTTCCCACACTGATTACATTCAAAAGGTTTCTCTTCAGAATTATTTCTCATGTTTTGAGTAACGGAGGAACTCTGAGAGGTTTTACTACACTTATATTGACTCTCTTCAAAAGGAATTCTCTGTTGTTCATTATGGGATATGTTGGGGTTCAAAACTTGCCCACATTCTTTAAAATCAAAGGTTTTTCCTCCTCCATGaattttttcatgtatatgtAGGGGTGTACCATGGCAAAAAGATTGAATACTGTCACTAAATCCATAGGATTTGTcttttgtttgagttcttgtaaaCTGAATAAGGTGAATGCTCTGAGGGGGTTTTCCACATTCATTATTTTCATATAGAGTCTCATTCTCATTAATCTTCTGATGACTGTTTACAGCAGAATTAAGATGCCATTTTTTAGCATGTGATACATGTTTATGAAAATGGTTTCTTATGGATATAACTGGGGACGAAAATAGACTGGAATTCAGACCACTCTTC is from Papio anubis isolate 15944 unplaced genomic scaffold, Panubis1.0 scaffold739, whole genome shotgun sequence and encodes:
- the LOC101013797 gene encoding zinc finger protein 180 isoform X2 yields the protein MEEQDEKPPEPPKACAQDSFLPQEIIIKVEGEDTGSLTIPSQEGVNFKIVTVDFTQEEQGTWNPAQRTLDRDVILENHRDLVSWDLTTAVGKKDPTSKQSIFDEEPANGVKIERLTRDDPWLSSCEEVGDYKDQLEKQQEKQEILLQEVAFTQRNAVIHERVCKSDEPGEKSGLNSSLFSSPVISIRNHFHKHVSHAKKWHLNSAVNSHQKINENETLYENNECGKPPQSIHLIQFTRTQTKDKSYGFSDSIQSFCHGTPLHIHEKIHGGGKTFDFKECGQVLNPNISHNEQQRIPFEESQYKCSKTSQSSSVTQNMRNNSEEKPFECNQCGKSFSWSSHLVAHQRTHTGEKPYECSECGKSFGRSSHLVSHQRTHTGEKPYRCNQCGKSFSQSYVLVVHQRTHTGEKPYECNQCGKSFRQSYKLIAHQRTHTGEKPYECNQCGKSFIQSYKLIAHQRIHTGEKPYECNQCGKSFSQSYKLVAHQRTHTGEKPFECNQCGKSFSWSSQLVAHQRTHTGEKPYECSECGKSFNRSSHLVMHQRIHTGEKPYECNQCGKSFSQSYVLVVHQRTHTGEKPYECSQCGKSFRQSSCLTQHQRTHTGEKPFECNQCGKTFSLSARLIVHQRTHTGEKPFTCIQCGKAFINSYKLIRHQATHTEEKLYECN
- the LOC101013797 gene encoding zinc finger protein 180 isoform X1, which encodes MLLAGMRMCSAAQDVSTLLCLEESMEEQDEKPPEPPKACAQDSFLPQEIIIKVEGEDTGSLTIPSQEGVNFKIVTVDFTQEEQGTWNPAQRTLDRDVILENHRDLVSWDLTTAVGKKDPTSKQSIFDEEPANGVKIERLTRDDPWLSSCEEVGDYKDQLEKQQEKQEILLQEVAFTQRNAVIHERVCKSDEPGEKSGLNSSLFSSPVISIRNHFHKHVSHAKKWHLNSAVNSHQKINENETLYENNECGKPPQSIHLIQFTRTQTKDKSYGFSDSIQSFCHGTPLHIHEKIHGGGKTFDFKECGQVLNPNISHNEQQRIPFEESQYKCSKTSQSSSVTQNMRNNSEEKPFECNQCGKSFSWSSHLVAHQRTHTGEKPYECSECGKSFGRSSHLVSHQRTHTGEKPYRCNQCGKSFSQSYVLVVHQRTHTGEKPYECNQCGKSFRQSYKLIAHQRTHTGEKPYECNQCGKSFIQSYKLIAHQRIHTGEKPYECNQCGKSFSQSYKLVAHQRTHTGEKPFECNQCGKSFSWSSQLVAHQRTHTGEKPYECSECGKSFNRSSHLVMHQRIHTGEKPYECNQCGKSFSQSYVLVVHQRTHTGEKPYECSQCGKSFRQSSCLTQHQRTHTGEKPFECNQCGKTFSLSARLIVHQRTHTGEKPFTCIQCGKAFINSYKLIRHQATHTEEKLYECN